The Thiogranum longum genome includes a region encoding these proteins:
- a CDS encoding thioredoxin domain-containing protein, with the protein MKKLFLCLLLVIFSGSLMAAAGPHFDNRLKDHPSPYLAMHGEDPVHWQSWGEEAVQLAKKLNRPLFISSGYFSCHWCHVMQRESYRDPEVAKILNTWFIPVKVDRELNPALDSHLIEFVQLTRGRAGWPLNVFLTPEGYPVVGITYLPKDRFLALLTQLRDRWQSDPDELRRLAQDALDEWRSMRQPADVPVSPEVPVAPKFVEQAGKLMDELSGGFGEQNKFPMTPQMRALLKVRVQVKGRKNLDEFLRLTLDNMAGQGMHDLIGGGFFRYVVDPGWQTPHYEKMLYDNAQLASLYLQAATAFSEPRYRATAFETLDFMLREMWRDNHFISSFSAVDAQGREGAYYLWDEETLRKILTDKELTLVKTAWFDAVAAQSEWGKLPRWQLTMDEIAHRTGQPEGAIKHRLEVIREKMLKARAARSLPADNKGLAAWNGLALSALADAVGAGGSEAYRETGDQLASYLATKLWDGKRLGRALDAGKVLADGTVQDYAMVAKGLQDWVSVSGDEQYAEIASELVKIAWKRFYRKNRWLESDMPLIPMLDGKLALDDNPLPSATALVAGLSLDMEGLQNNKPVQKLVTTHLDQVRSRLSDSIFWYASYVEWLDRN; encoded by the coding sequence ATGAAAAAATTGTTTTTGTGTCTCTTGCTGGTTATTTTTTCCGGATCTTTGATGGCTGCTGCCGGGCCTCATTTTGACAACCGTCTCAAGGATCATCCCTCCCCCTATCTTGCCATGCACGGAGAAGACCCGGTTCACTGGCAGAGCTGGGGAGAGGAAGCCGTTCAGTTGGCAAAAAAGCTGAACCGGCCCCTGTTTATTTCCAGCGGCTATTTTTCCTGCCACTGGTGTCACGTTATGCAGCGTGAAAGCTATCGAGACCCGGAAGTGGCCAAAATCCTCAATACCTGGTTTATCCCGGTCAAGGTCGATCGTGAACTGAATCCGGCTCTCGACAGTCACCTGATTGAGTTCGTGCAATTGACGCGCGGGCGCGCCGGTTGGCCGTTAAATGTATTCCTGACCCCTGAAGGCTACCCGGTTGTTGGAATAACATACTTGCCAAAAGATCGTTTTCTTGCGCTGTTGACGCAACTGAGGGATCGCTGGCAGTCGGATCCGGATGAATTACGACGCCTGGCGCAGGATGCGCTTGATGAGTGGCGCAGCATGCGGCAGCCAGCCGATGTTCCGGTCAGTCCAGAAGTCCCGGTTGCTCCGAAGTTTGTTGAGCAGGCCGGCAAGTTGATGGATGAGTTGTCCGGTGGGTTTGGTGAACAGAACAAGTTCCCCATGACGCCGCAGATGAGAGCCCTGTTGAAGGTGCGTGTTCAGGTAAAGGGCAGGAAAAATCTCGATGAGTTCCTTCGATTAACGCTCGATAACATGGCCGGCCAGGGGATGCACGATCTGATTGGCGGCGGGTTTTTCCGTTATGTTGTCGACCCGGGCTGGCAAACCCCGCATTACGAAAAAATGCTCTATGACAATGCCCAGCTGGCTTCTCTGTATCTGCAGGCCGCGACGGCTTTCAGTGAGCCACGTTACCGGGCTACTGCGTTTGAAACTCTGGATTTTATGTTGCGCGAGATGTGGCGTGATAACCATTTTATCAGCAGTTTTTCCGCAGTTGATGCGCAGGGTAGAGAAGGTGCGTACTACCTGTGGGACGAGGAAACGCTTCGCAAGATTCTCACGGATAAGGAATTAACGCTGGTAAAAACAGCGTGGTTCGATGCTGTAGCAGCCCAATCGGAATGGGGGAAGTTGCCTCGCTGGCAATTGACCATGGATGAAATAGCACATCGTACCGGGCAGCCCGAGGGAGCCATAAAACATCGCCTTGAAGTAATACGTGAAAAGATGCTGAAGGCCCGCGCTGCACGTTCTTTGCCTGCAGATAACAAGGGACTGGCTGCATGGAATGGACTGGCGTTGAGTGCGCTGGCCGATGCTGTCGGTGCGGGGGGCAGCGAGGCGTATCGCGAGACCGGTGATCAGCTCGCAAGCTACCTTGCAACAAAACTGTGGGATGGCAAGCGGCTTGGGCGTGCGCTGGATGCAGGAAAAGTGCTGGCAGACGGTACGGTGCAGGACTATGCAATGGTAGCAAAAGGCCTGCAGGACTGGGTCAGTGTCAGTGGTGATGAGCAGTATGCAGAAATCGCCAGCGAGCTTGTTAAAATTGCCTGGAAACGGTTCTATCGGAAAAACCGCTGGCTGGAAAGTGATATGCCGCTGATCCCGATGCTGGACGGCAAGTTGGCACTGGATGACAATCCGCTGCCGTCAGCGACAGCACTGGTGGCAGGGCTGTCGCTTGATATGGAGGGCCTTCAAAATAATAAACCGGTTCAGAAGCTGGTAACTACACACCTGGATCAGGTCAGGTCCCGTTTGTCCGACTCGATTTTCTGGTATGCAAGTTATGTCGAATGGCTGGATCGAAACTAG
- the tatC gene encoding twin-arginine translocase subunit TatC yields MTQTDNPPPPEEETELPFVAHLIELRDRLLRVVLVVVVIFLGLMPFANWLFTQLAGPLTAHLPENSSLIAIEVASPFFTPFKLAMVVALFAAMPYILYQGWSFIAPGLYQHEKQRVMPLMVSSTLLFYLGAAFAYFVVFPLVFGFLTKAAPEGVEVMTDISRYLDFVLTLFFAFGLAFEVPVATVLLVWSGVVTPKTLREKRPYIIVAAFILGMLLTPPDIISQTLLAVPMWLLFEVGVFMSERFKPGPERSHEEYEPPMDDEEVEKEMDRFENDEK; encoded by the coding sequence ATGACACAAACGGATAACCCCCCGCCACCCGAGGAAGAGACTGAGCTGCCCTTTGTGGCTCACCTTATAGAACTGCGCGATCGTTTGTTGCGCGTTGTGCTGGTCGTGGTCGTCATTTTTCTCGGACTCATGCCCTTTGCCAACTGGCTGTTCACGCAACTGGCCGGGCCGTTGACGGCGCACCTGCCGGAAAACAGTTCACTGATTGCGATAGAAGTCGCCTCTCCCTTCTTTACGCCCTTCAAGCTGGCCATGGTTGTCGCATTATTTGCCGCAATGCCCTATATCCTCTACCAGGGCTGGTCCTTTATCGCCCCGGGCCTGTACCAGCATGAAAAGCAGCGTGTGATGCCGTTGATGGTATCGAGTACGTTGCTGTTCTACCTGGGTGCGGCATTTGCGTACTTTGTTGTGTTTCCCCTGGTGTTCGGGTTTCTGACCAAGGCGGCACCTGAAGGTGTGGAGGTGATGACAGATATCAGTCGTTACCTGGATTTTGTCCTGACCCTGTTTTTTGCCTTCGGACTGGCCTTTGAAGTGCCGGTCGCAACCGTTTTACTGGTGTGGAGTGGCGTGGTGACACCAAAAACACTTCGCGAAAAACGGCCCTATATTATTGTTGCAGCCTTCATTCTCGGGATGCTGTTGACGCCACCGGATATCATTTCACAAACATTACTGGCTGTTCCCATGTGGTTATTGTTCGAGGTGGGCGTATTCATGTCAGAACGATTCAAGCCAGGGCCGGAGCGTTCACACGAAGAGTACGAGCCGCCAATGGATGATGAGGAAGTTGAAAAGGAAATGGATCGTTTCGAGAACGACGAAAAATAA
- the tatB gene encoding Sec-independent protein translocase protein TatB encodes MFDIGFWELAVIGVVALLVVGPERLPGLARTTGHWVGRARRFVSGVKADIDREIAADELKKALAKQANSEALYEIIEETKQTILETKDQLEAQGEDDVPPEPEIPAAVTHKSNDTNG; translated from the coding sequence ATGTTCGATATTGGCTTCTGGGAACTTGCAGTAATCGGCGTGGTGGCGCTTCTGGTCGTTGGGCCGGAGCGCTTGCCGGGGCTGGCGCGTACCACCGGACACTGGGTCGGGCGGGCACGGCGTTTTGTGTCTGGTGTAAAAGCGGATATTGATCGCGAAATAGCCGCGGATGAACTGAAGAAGGCACTGGCTAAACAGGCCAATAGTGAAGCACTGTACGAAATCATAGAAGAAACCAAACAAACCATTCTGGAAACGAAAGATCAACTGGAAGCGCAGGGTGAAGATGATGTGCCTCCAGAACCTGAGATACCTGCTGCGGTAACGCACAAGTCGAATGACACAAACGGATAA
- the tatA gene encoding twin-arginine translocase TatA/TatE family subunit: protein MGISIWQLLIILAIVLVLFGAKRLRNVGGDLGGAIKGFRKAMKEDDEPAGGEKLEDQKADRVIDGEVTSKKQEKA from the coding sequence ATGGGTATCAGTATTTGGCAACTGTTGATCATTCTCGCGATTGTGCTGGTGTTGTTTGGCGCCAAGCGACTGCGCAACGTAGGTGGTGACCTGGGTGGCGCCATCAAGGGCTTCCGCAAGGCCATGAAGGAAGACGATGAGCCGGCCGGTGGCGAAAAGCTTGAAGATCAGAAGGCAGATCGTGTGATTGACGGCGAAGTGACTTCCAAGAAACAGGAAAAAGCCTGA
- a CDS encoding phosphoribosyl-ATP diphosphatase — protein sequence MSDEILRQLADILEKRKQAAPDSSYVASLYSKGLDSILKKIGEEATETVIAAKDGNADQLVYEMADLWFHSLVLLAHQGLGPDQVLKELERRFGLSGLDEKAARKQK from the coding sequence ATGTCAGATGAAATTCTTCGCCAACTGGCCGATATCCTGGAGAAGCGTAAACAGGCGGCGCCGGATTCTTCCTATGTGGCAAGCCTTTACAGCAAGGGTCTTGACAGTATCCTGAAAAAAATCGGTGAAGAAGCCACCGAGACCGTCATTGCGGCAAAAGACGGTAACGCCGACCAGTTGGTTTATGAAATGGCGGATTTGTGGTTTCATAGCCTAGTATTGCTGGCGCACCAGGGGCTTGGTCCCGATCAGGTGCTGAAAGAGCTGGAGCGCCGCTTTGGTCTGTCGGGTCTGGATGAGAAGGCAGCAAGAAAACAGAAATAG
- the hisI gene encoding phosphoribosyl-AMP cyclohydrolase, producing the protein MSEQWLDAIAWTEDGLVPVIAQDAADGKVLMFAWMNAEALRLTAETGHAVYWSRSRKKLWHKGEESGHQQVVKEIRLDCDNDVINLQIEQKGGIACHTGRRSCFYQRLENGQWKAVDPVLKDPSDIYGKS; encoded by the coding sequence ATGTCCGAACAATGGCTGGATGCAATCGCGTGGACCGAGGACGGGCTGGTGCCGGTCATCGCCCAGGATGCTGCGGATGGCAAGGTGCTGATGTTTGCGTGGATGAATGCCGAGGCGCTACGCCTGACGGCAGAAACCGGGCATGCCGTGTATTGGTCACGCTCGCGCAAGAAACTCTGGCACAAGGGCGAGGAATCCGGCCACCAGCAGGTGGTAAAGGAAATTCGCCTGGACTGCGATAATGATGTGATCAACCTGCAAATCGAACAAAAGGGTGGAATTGCCTGTCATACCGGGCGACGCAGCTGTTTTTACCAGCGCCTAGAGAATGGACAATGGAAAGCGGTTGATCCGGTATTGAAAGATCCCTCGGATATCTACGGGAAATCCTGA
- the hisF gene encoding imidazole glycerol phosphate synthase subunit HisF — protein MALAKRIIPCLDVDNGRVVKGVQFVDIRDAGDPVEIARRYDQEGADEITFLDITASHEQRDTMVHVVEKVAGEVFIPLTVGGGIRETADIRRMLNAGADKIAINTAAVFNPDFVRQAADQFGSQCIVVAIDAKRVEDDAQTGEPRWEIFTHGGRKPTGINAVEWASRMVSYGAGEILLTSMDRDGTRNGFDLALTHAVSDAVDVPVIASGGVGNLDHLAEGVLQGHADAVLAASIFHFGEYTITEAKQYMVRRGIEMRL, from the coding sequence GTGGCACTGGCAAAACGCATTATTCCCTGCCTGGACGTGGACAACGGCCGTGTCGTCAAGGGCGTGCAGTTTGTTGATATCCGTGATGCCGGTGACCCGGTAGAGATCGCCCGACGCTACGATCAGGAAGGTGCAGATGAAATTACCTTCCTGGATATCACCGCCAGCCACGAACAACGCGATACTATGGTGCACGTGGTCGAGAAGGTGGCTGGCGAAGTTTTTATACCGCTGACCGTTGGCGGTGGCATTCGTGAGACAGCAGACATTCGCCGCATGCTCAATGCAGGCGCTGACAAGATAGCCATTAACACGGCTGCTGTATTCAACCCTGACTTTGTGCGCCAGGCCGCTGACCAGTTTGGTTCGCAGTGTATTGTGGTGGCGATCGATGCCAAGCGGGTGGAGGATGATGCGCAGACCGGTGAGCCGCGTTGGGAGATTTTTACCCACGGTGGCCGCAAGCCGACCGGCATCAACGCGGTTGAGTGGGCGTCGCGTATGGTCAGCTATGGCGCAGGAGAAATTTTGCTGACCAGTATGGATCGTGACGGCACCAGAAACGGTTTTGACCTCGCCCTTACCCATGCTGTCAGTGACGCCGTCGACGTGCCTGTCATTGCTTCCGGTGGCGTGGGGAACCTGGACCATCTTGCCGAAGGTGTATTGCAGGGGCACGCCGACGCTGTATTGGCAGCAAGCATCTTTCACTTCGGGGAATACACTATTACCGAGGCCAAGCAGTATATGGTCCGGCGTGGTATCGAGATGCGCCTCTAG
- the hisA gene encoding 1-(5-phosphoribosyl)-5-[(5-phosphoribosylamino)methylideneamino]imidazole-4-carboxamide isomerase — protein MLLIPAIDLKDGKCVRLRQGRMEDETIFADDPLDMAKRWVDAGAKRLHLVDLNGAFAGQPVNADVVHRIAEAFPEVPIQVGGGIRDEDTVQLYLDAGVQYVIIGTKAVSAPHFINDLCLEFPGHIIVGLDAKNGKVAIDGWSKLSNHDVIDMAQHFERDGVEAIVYTDISRDGMMQGVNVEATAKLASEISIPVIASGGISNLDDIKAIQAVADEGIMGTIIGRALYEGTVDLAEAQKLVDG, from the coding sequence ATGTTGCTGATTCCGGCAATCGACCTCAAGGATGGCAAGTGCGTACGTCTGCGTCAGGGTCGAATGGAAGATGAAACAATTTTTGCGGACGATCCGCTGGACATGGCGAAGCGCTGGGTTGATGCCGGTGCGAAGCGTTTGCACCTGGTTGATTTGAACGGTGCATTTGCCGGTCAGCCAGTCAATGCCGATGTGGTGCATCGCATTGCCGAGGCATTTCCCGAGGTGCCAATTCAGGTTGGCGGCGGCATTCGCGACGAGGACACGGTGCAATTATACCTGGACGCCGGTGTGCAATACGTCATTATCGGCACCAAGGCCGTCAGTGCGCCACACTTTATTAATGATCTGTGCCTGGAGTTCCCCGGGCATATTATCGTCGGCCTCGATGCAAAGAATGGCAAGGTAGCCATCGACGGCTGGTCGAAACTTTCCAACCATGATGTCATCGACATGGCGCAACATTTCGAACGTGACGGCGTGGAAGCCATTGTGTATACCGATATCAGTCGTGACGGCATGATGCAGGGGGTTAATGTCGAGGCGACAGCGAAACTGGCGTCAGAAATCAGTATCCCGGTTATCGCTTCGGGTGGCATCAGTAACCTCGATGACATCAAGGCGATTCAGGCTGTCGCAGATGAAGGCATTATGGGTACGATTATTGGTCGGGCGCTGTATGAAGGTACGGTTGACCTGGCTGAAGCGCAGAAGCTGGTCGACGGGTAG
- the hisH gene encoding imidazole glycerol phosphate synthase subunit HisH yields MSSIAIIDYEMGNLHSIAKAVEHVAGETRVLVTSVPEKILAADRVIFPGVGGIGHCMESLLRRGLDPVIREVAASGKPLLGICLGMQAMLERSEENGGIDCLGLIKGEVRRFSDSLNDNGVKLKVPHMGWNQVHQQTHPLWQDIDQDSRFYFVHSYYAIPAESADCAGVADYGGEFCCTLARENLFAVQFHPEKSQHAGLTLLRNFSRWDGRDS; encoded by the coding sequence ATGTCCAGCATCGCTATCATTGACTATGAAATGGGTAACCTGCACTCCATTGCCAAGGCAGTGGAGCATGTCGCGGGAGAGACCAGGGTGCTCGTCACCTCCGTGCCAGAGAAGATTCTGGCAGCTGACCGGGTCATTTTCCCCGGTGTTGGAGGAATCGGGCACTGCATGGAATCTTTGCTGAGGCGCGGACTTGACCCGGTGATCCGTGAGGTGGCGGCCTCCGGGAAGCCGTTGCTGGGGATTTGCCTGGGTATGCAGGCCATGCTGGAACGCAGCGAAGAAAATGGCGGCATAGATTGCCTGGGTCTGATCAAGGGCGAAGTGCGACGTTTCAGCGACTCGCTCAATGACAACGGCGTAAAGCTCAAGGTGCCACACATGGGCTGGAACCAGGTGCACCAGCAGACGCATCCGCTGTGGCAGGATATTGACCAGGACAGCCGCTTCTATTTTGTCCACAGCTACTATGCCATACCTGCCGAGTCCGCTGACTGCGCAGGCGTTGCGGATTATGGTGGTGAATTTTGCTGTACGCTGGCCCGTGAAAACCTGTTTGCGGTACAGTTCCACCCGGAGAAGAGTCAGCATGCCGGGTTGACGCTGCTACGAAATTTCAGCCGCTGGGATGGGCGGGATAGTTAG